The following DNA comes from Chitinophagales bacterium.
ATTGCTAAGTGCCGGTGAATAAGCTACAAACAGTAGAAGAATTAAAAAGAACCATTGCTCAATGGCAGTTAAAAAACAATATTGTAGTTTTTACTAATGGCTGTTTTGATATACTTCATACAGGGCATATTCATATTTTAGAAGAAGCAAAAAAACAAGGGCACAAACTAATAGTAGCATTAAATACAGATGCTTCGGTAAAAAAATTAAAAGGAAAAAACAGACCTATTAATGCTGAGTTAGATAGAGCTAAAGTAATATCGGCTATTGAAGCCGTAGATGCCGTAGTTTTATTTAATGAAGAAACTCCGCTTACTTTAATAAAGATACTACAACCGGATGTGCTGGTAAAAGGTGGAGATTACACTAAAAACAACATAGTGGGAGCTAAGGAAATAGAAAGTTGGGGTGGCAAAGTAGTAATAATTCCTTTTTTACAGGGTTTTTCAAGTACTTCTATTATAGAAAAGATGAAAAAGGCGTAAGCACTTGCTATATTTACACTTGAAATGTCAAAATACACTTTAAAATTATCCGGACTTGAACCTTTAGTTGTTTATGAAGGTTCAAACTTTGTAAACGTAGGCGAAAGAACCAACGTTACCGGCTCCCGAGCTTTTTTGCGTTTAATAAAAGAAGAACAGTACGAAGAAGCTCTTTCTGTAGCTTTAGACCAAGTGCGTGGCGGAGCTCAAATATTGGATGTAAACATGGACGAAGGCATGCTTGACGGTGTTTCGGCTATGACTACCTTTTTAAACTTAATTGCTTCAGAACCCGAAATTGCTAAAATTCCTATAATGATTGACAGCTCAAAATGGGAAATAATAGAAGCAGGGCTAAAGTGCGTGCAAGGGAAAAGCGTAGTAAACTCTATTTCTTTAAAAGAAGGAAAAGAAGCCTTTATAAACCATGCACAAAAAGTAAAAATGTACGGGGCGGCTACTATTGTTATGGCTTTTGACGAAAATGGGCAAGCAGACACCTACCAGCGTAGAATAGATATTTGCAAAAGAAGTTATGATATTTTGGTAAACGAGGTGGGCTTTAATCCTGCCGATATTATTTTTGACCCCAATATTTTTCCCGTTGCTACAGGCTTAGAAGAACACCGCAACTATGCTGTAGATTTTTTTAAAGCTACTAAGTGGATAAAAGAAAACTTGCCGGGAGCAAAAGTTAGCGGTGGCGTTAGTAATGTATCTTTCTCTTTTAGAGGCAATAACACGGTTAGAGAAGCCATGCACTCCGCTTTCTTATATCATGCTATAAATAATGGAATGGATATGGGTATTGTAAACCCCACCATGCTTGAAGTTTATGATGATATTCCTAAAGATTTGCTGGAAAGAGTAGAAGATGTTTTGCTAAACAGAAGAGAAGATGCTACGGAAAGATTACTTGAATTTGCGGAAACCGTAAAAGGCGTAAAAAAAGACAAAAAAGAAGATGAAGCATGGAGAAAAGACCCTGTAGCTAAGCGTTTAGAACACGCCTTAGTTAAAGGAATAGTAGATTATATAGAGGAAGACACTGAAGAAGCCCGACAAATGTTTGATAAACCGCTTAGCGTTATTGAAGGACCACTAATGGACGGCATGAATGTAGTAGGCGATTTATTTGGTGCAGGCAAAATGTTTTTACCCCAAGTGGTAAAATCGGCAAGGGTAATG
Coding sequences within:
- the rfaE2 gene encoding D-glycero-beta-D-manno-heptose 1-phosphate adenylyltransferase, with protein sequence MPVNKLQTVEELKRTIAQWQLKNNIVVFTNGCFDILHTGHIHILEEAKKQGHKLIVALNTDASVKKLKGKNRPINAELDRAKVISAIEAVDAVVLFNEETPLTLIKILQPDVLVKGGDYTKNNIVGAKEIESWGGKVVIIPFLQGFSSTSIIEKMKKA